The following proteins come from a genomic window of Pirellula staleyi DSM 6068:
- the cobA gene encoding uroporphyrinogen-III C-methyltransferase, with the protein MEPSGSTGKVYLVGGGSGDPGLLTLRGQQCLALADVVMYDYLVNPVLLRHCRPEAKLVCLGQHGRSRIWPQDEINAHLIAYARAGNAVVRLKSGDPAVFARGAEECLALRQAAIEFEMVPGITAAIAAASFAGIPITHRDHASAVALVTGHEKADKEGPAVDYKKLAQFPGTIVFYMGVTSAGEWSRDLLSEGKPASTPIAIVRRVSFPDQSIHLTTLGDVAQFVKQTGLRPPVVFIVGEVVNLRDELTWFDRRPLFGTTVLVTRPAQQAESLARPLEELGAAVLLDPAIVIGMPEDSAPLVQAIHTLETYDWLVFASASGVEKFFEQLISLGYDLRKLAHIRLAVVGSGTSAALEKLHLRADLVPENFEAESLAAMLAPEAAGKRVLIVRASRGREVLPQLLANSGAGVEQVVAYESVDNLVPDPLVVQRLTERKIDYISVTSSAIATSLVNRYGDLLRSAKLASLSPITSATIRSLGHEVAVEATLYTMAGLVEAIMHDRAQQ; encoded by the coding sequence ATGGAGCCCAGCGGATCCACAGGTAAGGTCTATCTCGTCGGCGGTGGTTCTGGCGATCCAGGACTACTCACATTGCGCGGCCAGCAATGCCTCGCGCTGGCCGATGTGGTGATGTACGACTATCTGGTGAACCCTGTTCTGCTCCGTCATTGTCGCCCCGAAGCGAAGCTGGTTTGCCTGGGGCAGCATGGCCGCAGCCGCATCTGGCCGCAGGACGAAATCAACGCGCATCTGATTGCTTATGCACGCGCGGGTAACGCAGTTGTGCGGCTGAAGAGTGGCGATCCTGCCGTGTTTGCTCGCGGCGCTGAAGAGTGCCTGGCACTGCGTCAGGCAGCGATCGAGTTCGAGATGGTTCCGGGCATCACAGCCGCCATCGCCGCAGCTAGTTTCGCTGGCATTCCGATTACGCATCGCGATCATGCGTCGGCTGTCGCGCTCGTCACCGGTCACGAAAAAGCCGACAAAGAAGGGCCTGCAGTCGATTACAAAAAACTCGCGCAGTTTCCGGGAACCATTGTCTTCTATATGGGGGTAACTTCCGCAGGGGAGTGGTCGCGCGATTTACTGAGCGAAGGCAAACCAGCATCGACTCCGATCGCCATTGTGCGCCGTGTAAGCTTTCCCGATCAGTCGATTCATCTCACCACGCTTGGCGACGTCGCGCAGTTCGTCAAGCAAACCGGTCTGCGACCACCCGTTGTGTTCATCGTCGGAGAAGTGGTGAACCTGCGCGACGAACTCACCTGGTTCGATCGTCGCCCACTCTTTGGAACGACAGTGCTCGTTACACGCCCCGCACAGCAAGCGGAATCTCTCGCGCGGCCGCTCGAAGAACTCGGAGCTGCGGTACTGCTCGATCCTGCGATCGTGATCGGAATGCCCGAGGATTCAGCGCCGCTGGTGCAGGCCATTCACACACTCGAAACTTACGACTGGCTCGTGTTTGCGAGCGCCAGTGGTGTTGAGAAATTCTTCGAGCAGCTGATTTCGCTCGGCTACGACCTGCGTAAACTCGCCCACATTCGGCTGGCAGTTGTGGGGAGCGGTACTTCAGCGGCACTCGAAAAATTGCATCTCCGCGCCGATCTCGTACCCGAGAACTTCGAGGCCGAATCGCTCGCAGCAATGCTCGCCCCTGAAGCGGCTGGCAAGCGAGTCTTAATCGTGCGGGCTAGCCGCGGTCGCGAGGTTCTGCCTCAACTACTAGCCAACTCGGGCGCAGGGGTCGAGCAAGTGGTCGCGTATGAAAGTGTCGATAACCTTGTGCCCGATCCGCTCGTAGTCCAGAGGCTCACTGAGAGAAAGATCGACTACATCTCCGTCACCAGTTCGGCGATCGCCACTTCGCTGGTGAACCGATATGGCGATTTGCTACGGAGTGCCAAACTAGCTTCACTCAGCCCGATTACGAGTGCGACCATTCGAAGCTTGGGGCACGAAGTCGCTGTTGAAGCCACGCTCTACACCATGGCAGGGCTGGTCGAAGCCATCATGCATGATCGAGCCCAGCAGTGA
- the rpsT gene encoding 30S ribosomal protein S20, whose protein sequence is MPTTKSAKKRLRQSNEKRAINRATKSSVKTQIRKVREAVTAGDFTTATTEFNKAASKLDRAGAKRVIHPNVASRTKSRLSAMLKKAKAAKPAT, encoded by the coding sequence ATGCCAACGACCAAGAGCGCCAAGAAGCGACTTCGCCAAAGCAACGAAAAGCGGGCGATCAACCGTGCCACCAAGTCGTCCGTGAAGACCCAGATTCGCAAGGTGCGCGAAGCCGTTACCGCTGGCGACTTCACAACAGCCACGACGGAATTCAACAAGGCTGCGAGCAAACTCGACCGCGCCGGTGCCAAGCGAGTGATTCACCCGAACGTCGCCTCGCGTACCAAGTCGCGTCTGTCGGCGATGCTCAAGAAGGCCAAGGCTGCCAAGCCAGCCACCTAA
- a CDS encoding dihydroorotate dehydrogenase electron transfer subunit, giving the protein MNSPVHASCYADSAVQRTVPIVLQRQLARDTFLLRLDAPDIASQAFPGQFVMIRQAGVSDPLIGRPLAVFDTDGQTLDVVYLKKGKLTSRVSTLAPGQLIDIWGPLGNGFLPKSCDHLVMVAGGIGYTPFLLVALEALGQRAFGNPVRYAEPIANVSLLYGARSADLFAGIPEFEATGIDLRLATDDGSRGHHGRVTDLLQQVIAEKPAGARLRVLCCGPEPMMHAVSEIAIAAQIDCEVSLETPMACGIGICFTCVAKVRDEQGEWDYKRTCVEGPVFPAEKIVW; this is encoded by the coding sequence ATGAACAGCCCGGTGCACGCCAGTTGTTATGCCGATTCAGCCGTGCAAAGAACGGTGCCGATTGTCCTTCAGCGACAACTTGCTCGCGACACATTTCTCCTGCGTCTCGATGCTCCGGACATCGCTTCCCAAGCGTTTCCCGGGCAGTTTGTGATGATTCGGCAGGCGGGAGTGAGCGATCCACTCATCGGCCGACCACTCGCGGTCTTTGATACCGACGGGCAAACGCTCGACGTGGTGTACCTGAAAAAAGGGAAGCTCACTTCACGCGTTTCGACCCTGGCTCCTGGCCAACTGATCGACATTTGGGGGCCGCTCGGCAACGGCTTCCTTCCTAAGTCTTGCGATCATCTCGTGATGGTGGCAGGTGGGATTGGGTACACTCCGTTTTTGCTAGTTGCGCTCGAAGCACTCGGCCAGCGAGCTTTTGGCAATCCGGTGCGCTATGCCGAGCCAATTGCGAATGTCTCGCTGCTCTACGGTGCCCGTTCTGCCGATCTGTTTGCGGGAATTCCTGAATTCGAAGCTACGGGGATCGACCTGCGACTTGCTACCGACGATGGCTCGCGGGGCCATCATGGTCGTGTCACCGATCTGCTCCAGCAGGTGATTGCTGAGAAGCCAGCAGGGGCCCGCTTGCGAGTCCTTTGCTGCGGCCCAGAACCGATGATGCACGCCGTGAGCGAAATCGCGATCGCAGCCCAAATCGACTGCGAGGTTTCCCTCGAAACCCCGATGGCTTGCGGGATTGGGATCTGCTTTACCTGCGTCGCCAAAGTGCGCGATGAGCAGGGGGAGTGGGACTATAAACGGACTTGTGTCGAAGGCCCGGTCTTCCCTGCAGAAAAGATTGTCTGGTAA
- a CDS encoding pseudouridine synthase, whose amino-acid sequence MNRRKPNYRTSSRSQSRSKNAPEKQIGPDGVVAERLQKVLAAAGIGSRRDCEELITEGRVDVDGKVVTELGTRVDPVKQTIRVDGEALRKPQRLYFVVNKPEGVVTTNYDQAGRTRVIDLVPTDERVFAVGRLDRASEGLIIVTNDGEFANRVTHPRYGVTKTYLVRVAGEASTAELAKLRRGIHLSDGFCKVDAIQVKRRHKQSTDMVIQLSEGKNREIRRILARIGHKVLKLKRLAVGSLKLGELPLGAWRWLDKQEIERLLSEARLRRKENKKGKSATATTADGKAAPKKPAKSAGAIRDEQGPSEEVLRTLPQAHKPLSLDDLLGDEETGLSSDETMDLAPRHPASKPAGKSGKKNATPFDDESDLDDMLVSDELDDDFEMEDHYGDDSQEDSAEADDDARYESDDFEAPLDVSDADEVADEELLASDLSLDLADGSFERPRNRRANVISYEDDEAPAASETAALTGDIEDSLGNEDGDEPPARRTSKRSPAGAPRAERVPRGDRAPRGDRPPRGDRPARTDRPARGERPSRGERPARAEGAPQGDRPSRGDRPGRGERPARGERPQRGERPARGEGRPPRKPAGEYSESGYQNDAGGGPRRPTRGGRPGRKPTGPRPEGARSEFRSEGRPEGRAEGRDGGRPAGRPGGRPSRPGARPGGRPGGRPGGFRSREEGVESGEGRPAEGRRFGKGGGRPFRGGPREEVRDGGGSGYGTGFSGGRGGDARGGESRGGEGRPTGGRGRPSGRPGVRGGKPFAGKSMGGEGGGESSRGSRGGGRAGAGRGGPPQERKGRVINSTSKSRGKKRR is encoded by the coding sequence ATGAATCGTCGTAAACCGAATTATCGTACCTCCTCGCGCTCGCAGTCGCGCAGCAAGAATGCTCCCGAAAAACAGATCGGTCCCGATGGTGTGGTCGCCGAGCGTTTGCAAAAGGTGCTCGCTGCGGCAGGCATCGGCAGCCGCCGCGACTGCGAGGAACTGATCACCGAAGGGCGTGTCGATGTCGATGGCAAGGTTGTCACCGAGCTTGGTACCCGCGTCGATCCGGTGAAGCAAACGATTCGCGTCGACGGCGAAGCGCTCCGCAAACCACAGCGGCTTTACTTCGTGGTCAACAAACCTGAAGGGGTAGTGACCACCAACTACGATCAGGCTGGACGGACCCGTGTGATCGACCTCGTGCCAACCGATGAACGGGTGTTTGCCGTCGGTCGTCTCGACCGCGCTAGCGAAGGGCTGATCATCGTCACCAACGATGGCGAGTTTGCCAACCGCGTCACCCACCCTCGCTATGGCGTTACGAAGACCTACCTCGTCCGCGTCGCTGGCGAAGCGAGCACCGCTGAACTCGCCAAGTTGCGTCGTGGTATTCACTTGTCCGATGGCTTTTGCAAGGTCGACGCCATCCAAGTCAAACGCCGCCATAAGCAAAGCACCGACATGGTGATTCAGCTGTCGGAAGGCAAAAACCGCGAAATCCGCCGCATTTTGGCCCGCATTGGCCACAAGGTGCTCAAGCTCAAGCGACTCGCCGTTGGCAGTCTTAAACTCGGCGAACTTCCCCTCGGCGCCTGGCGTTGGCTCGATAAACAAGAGATCGAGCGTCTGCTGAGCGAGGCACGCCTTCGGCGGAAAGAAAACAAAAAGGGGAAATCGGCCACCGCCACCACAGCCGACGGCAAAGCTGCTCCCAAAAAGCCAGCCAAGTCGGCTGGCGCAATTCGCGACGAGCAAGGACCTTCGGAAGAAGTGCTCCGCACGTTGCCGCAAGCTCACAAGCCGCTCTCGCTCGACGATTTGCTCGGCGACGAAGAGACCGGCCTATCGTCGGACGAGACGATGGACCTGGCTCCACGTCATCCAGCCTCCAAACCAGCTGGCAAGTCGGGCAAAAAGAACGCCACACCGTTTGACGACGAGAGCGATCTCGACGACATGCTGGTGAGCGACGAACTCGACGACGACTTCGAAATGGAGGACCATTACGGCGACGACTCGCAAGAGGACTCCGCAGAGGCCGACGACGATGCTCGCTACGAGTCGGATGATTTCGAAGCTCCGCTCGATGTGAGCGATGCCGATGAAGTGGCCGACGAAGAATTACTCGCTTCCGACCTGTCGCTCGATTTGGCGGATGGTAGTTTCGAACGACCTCGTAATCGCCGCGCGAACGTGATTTCGTACGAAGACGACGAAGCGCCTGCTGCAAGCGAAACCGCCGCATTGACGGGGGATATCGAAGATTCTCTCGGAAACGAAGATGGGGATGAGCCACCTGCACGGCGCACTTCGAAGCGTTCTCCCGCAGGTGCACCTCGTGCCGAACGGGTTCCGCGTGGCGATCGTGCTCCTCGAGGTGATCGTCCACCGCGTGGCGATCGTCCCGCTCGCACGGATCGCCCTGCACGTGGTGAACGACCAAGTCGTGGCGAACGTCCCGCTCGCGCTGAAGGTGCTCCTCAGGGGGATCGACCATCACGCGGTGATCGACCCGGCCGAGGTGAGCGTCCAGCCCGCGGAGAACGACCACAGCGTGGCGAGCGTCCCGCGCGTGGTGAGGGTCGGCCACCTCGGAAGCCAGCCGGTGAATATTCCGAAAGTGGCTACCAAAACGATGCTGGTGGCGGTCCACGTCGCCCAACTCGTGGCGGTCGACCTGGTCGTAAACCGACGGGACCTCGTCCCGAAGGGGCTCGGAGCGAGTTTCGCAGCGAAGGTCGCCCGGAAGGACGTGCTGAAGGTCGCGATGGTGGTCGTCCAGCAGGACGCCCTGGCGGAAGACCAAGTCGCCCCGGGGCTCGTCCCGGAGGCCGGCCTGGTGGTCGTCCCGGCGGATTCCGCTCGCGTGAAGAGGGGGTGGAGTCGGGCGAAGGTCGCCCCGCTGAAGGCCGTCGTTTCGGAAAGGGTGGCGGTCGTCCGTTCCGTGGTGGACCTCGTGAAGAGGTGCGCGACGGTGGTGGCAGCGGCTACGGCACAGGCTTTTCCGGTGGTCGTGGAGGTGATGCCCGCGGTGGAGAATCGCGCGGCGGCGAAGGTCGCCCTACTGGAGGTCGAGGCCGTCCATCGGGACGTCCTGGAGTTCGTGGCGGAAAACCTTTCGCCGGTAAATCCATGGGTGGTGAAGGTGGCGGCGAGAGTTCCCGAGGATCGCGAGGAGGTGGTCGAGCCGGCGCTGGTCGCGGCGGACCCCCTCAGGAACGTAAGGGCCGCGTGATTAATTCGACTTCCAAGAGCCGAGGAAAGAAGCGTCGATGA